One segment of Brassica napus cultivar Da-Ae chromosome C3, Da-Ae, whole genome shotgun sequence DNA contains the following:
- the LOC106383874 gene encoding uncharacterized protein LOC106383874: MMKTMKKIATATEKARADDDGCKSFAARPVQAKKQSAPPMRLSQNPKAVIKKQLKKPCKSVSTRPLEITKKKQSIPEVSGNPKAVPAVKKNDKDTLELFEIAKKSADVANTKGLLAAKAETSICVDTLSLLITMPISATAPETRRIMERLGHLTRHKDRKICNSASALLQHWSLSIRDQQH; the protein is encoded by the coding sequence ATGATGAAAACGATGAAGAAAATTGCGACTGCAACAGAGAAGGCTAGGGCTGATGACGACGGTTGCAAGTCTTTTGCGGCGAGGCCTGTCCAGGCGAAGAAGCAATCGGCTCCACCAATGAGACTTTCTCAAAACCCTAAAGCCGTGATTAAGAAACAACTGAAGAAGCCTTGCAAGTCTGTTTCAACAAGGCCTCTagagataacgaagaagaagcagtcGATTCCGGAAGTTTCTGGAAACCCTAAAGCTGTTCCAGCGGTGAAGAAGAACGATAAGGATACGTTGGAGCTGTTCGAAATAGCCAAGAAATCAGCTGACGTGGCCAACACGAAGGGACTTCTGGCGGCCAAAGCAGAGACATCTATCTGTGTGGATACTCTCTCTTTGCTCATCACTATGCCAATAAGCGCAACAGCTCCTGAAACGAGGAGGATCATGGAGAGGCTTGGTCATCTCACAAGGCACAAAGATCGTAAAATCTGCAATTCTGCATCGGCTCTTTTACAACATTGGAGTCTGAGCATCAGAGATCAACAACACTAA
- the LOC106385371 gene encoding LOW QUALITY PROTEIN: receptor like protein 26-like (The sequence of the model RefSeq protein was modified relative to this genomic sequence to represent the inferred CDS: deleted 2 bases in 1 codon), whose product MPRSRLCLRFISLLLFTSSFLMIHALTCRPDQVQALMKFKNEFDSPGCNRSDYLNGVQCDNATGTVTKLQLPSGCFTGILRPNSSLFELHHLRYLNLSHNNFTSSSLPSEFSNLNRLEVLSLASSSFTGQVPSSFSKLISLIHLNLSHNELTGSFPLVRTLTNLSVLDLSDNQFSGAIPSDLLTLPFLSHLSLRKNHLNGYIEVPNSSFSSRLVYLSLGENQFEGKILEPISNLINLEYLELSSLNISYPIDLNIFSSLKALLILHISKNRLLPLSSDSDIPLSLESLVLSGCGIIEFPNMLKTLKNLHHIDISNNRIKGKVPEWLWKFPRLSIVNLVNNSFTGLEGSSEVLLNSSVQLLDIAYNSITGDFPTPPLNIIYLSAWNNSFTGNIPLQICNRSSLRVLDLSYNNFTGPIPQCLSNLKIVNLRKNSLEGSIPDKFYTGALTQTLDVGFNRLTGKLPRSLLNCSFLKFLSVDNNRIEDTFPFWLKALPNLKVFTLRSNRFFGQLSPPSQGPLAFPELRILELSDNSFTGSLPSSFFVNWKASSLKRNEDGRIYMGDYKNAYYSYVDTLDLQYKGLFMEQGNVLTSYSTIDFSGNKLEGQIPESIGLLKALIALNLSNNAFTGHIPLSLANVSELESLDLSRNQLSGSIPRELGSLSFLAYVSVAHNQLKGEIPQGPQFSGQAESSFEGNDGLCGLPLQGSCFEPPTKQPKEEEEEEGVLNWKAVVIAYGPGLLFGLLIGHVIASYKPKWYVEIVGPDKHKEVDSVSLCMSLDSRCDSFNNKNNVESNM is encoded by the exons GGATTCTAAGACCAAACAGTAGCCTCTTTGAGTTGCATCACCTTCGTTACCTTAACCTCTCTCATAACAACTTCACTTCCTCTTCACTGCCATCTGAATTCAGCAATCTCAACAGATTAGAGGTCTTGTCTCTTGCCTCTAGTAGCTTCACTGGTCAAGTCCCTTCCTCATTTAGTAAGTTAATATCTCTTATCCATTTAAATCTTTCACACAACGAACTCACTGGTAGCTTCCCACTTGTGAGAACTCTCACCAACCTCTCGGTTTTAGACCTTTCTGATAATCAATTCTCAGGAGCCATACCTTCTGAT CTTCTCACTTTGCCCTTCTTGTCTCATCTTAGTTTGAGAAAGAATCATCTCAATGGTTATATAGAAGTTCCCAACTCTTCCTTTTCATCTAGGCTAGTGTACTTGTCCCTTGGGGAAAACCAATTTGAAGGAAAAATCTTAGAGCCTATCTCAAACCTCATCAACCTAGAGTACCTCGAGCTTTCGTCTCTAAACATCAGTTATCCAATTGACTTAAACATCTTCTCCTCTCTCAAAGCTTTGTTGATCCTtcatatttctaaaaataggtTGTTACCTTTAAGTTCAGATTCCGACATCCCATTGAGTTTAGAGAGTTTGGTTTTGTCAGGATGTGGCATTATTGAGTTCCCAAACATGTTAAAGACCCTCAAAAACTTGCATCATATAGACATTTCCAacaatagaatcaaagggaaaGTACCTGAGTGGCTCTGGAAGTTTCCTCGTCTTAGCATAGTGAATCTTGTCAACAACTCTTTCACCGGGTTAGAAGGTTCTtcagaagttttactaaactcATCAGTGCAGTTACTAGATATTGCATATAACTCCATTACAGGAGACTTTCCTACTCCACCACTTAATATCATCTACCTCTCAGCATGGAACAATAGTTTCACAGGGAACATACCTCTCCAAATTTGCAACAGAAGCTCTCTCAGAGTTCTTGATCTATCCTACAACAACTTCACCGGTCCAATACCTCAATGTTTGAGTAACTTAAAGATAGTAAATCTCAGAAAGAACAGCTTGGAAGGAAGTATACCTGACAAGTTCTATACCGGCGCTTTGACACAAACACTTGACGTTGGCTTCAACAGATTAACCGGAAAGCTCCCAAGATCGCTTTTGAACTGCTCATTTCTGAAGTTTCTAAGTGTTGACAACAACAGAATCGAAGACACGTTTCCTTTCTGGCTTAAAGCTCTACCAAATTTGAAAGTCTTCACTCTCCGCTCAAACAGATTCTTTGGCCAGCTCTCTCCTCCCAGTCAAGGTCCTCTTGCGTTTCCCGAGCTGCGTATACTTGAACTATCTGATAACAGCTTCACCGGAAGCTTGCCATCAAGTTTCTTTGTTAACTGGAAAGCATCATCACTCAAGAGGAATGAAGATGGGAGAATCTATATGGGAGACTACAAGAATGCTTATTATAGCTATGTGGATACTTTGGATTTGCAATACAAAGGTCTATTCATGGAGCAGGGGAATGTTCTTACTTCTTACAGCACCATTGATTTCTCCGGAAACAAACTTGAAGGACAGATTCCTGAATCCATTGGTCTTTTGAAAGCATTGATTGCGCTTAACTTATCAAACAACGCTTTCACGGGTCATATTCCTCTGTCTTTGGCTAATGTTTCGGAGCTCGAGTCACTGGACCTTTCAAGAAATCAGCTATCAGGGAGTATTCCTAGAGAACTCGGGAGCCTATCGTTCTTGGCGTACGTAAGTGTGGCTCATAACCAGCTTAAAGGTGAAATACCACAAGGACCACAGTTCAGTGGGCAAGCTGAATCATCATTTGAAGGGAATGATGGTTTGTGTGGTCTTCCTCTACAAGGAAGTTGCTTTGAGCCACCAACAAAACAGCctaaggaggaagaagaagaggaaggagtgTTGAACTGGAAAGCAGTGGTTATAGCGTATGGTCctggattgttgtttggattgttaaTAGGTCATGTTATTGCCTCATACAAGCCAAAGTGGTATGTTGAGATCGTTGGTCCGGATAAGCACAAGGAAGTAGATTCAGTTAGCTTGTGTATGTCTCTGGATTCAAGATGTGACAGTTTTAACAATAAGAATAATGTAGAAagtaatatgtaa